One segment of Rosa chinensis cultivar Old Blush chromosome 6, RchiOBHm-V2, whole genome shotgun sequence DNA contains the following:
- the LOC121049882 gene encoding calcineurin B-like protein 5 has product MAMTSSALKEEELKLAVFQNSSKQSLFFDRIFMDAYGKADDRIDEEEWKEYVTQNPSLLENMILPYLMYVLTPKSTF; this is encoded by the exons ATGGCAATGACATCATCCGCTTTGAAAGAGGAAGAGCTCAAGCTTGCTGTGTTTCAAAATAGCAGTAAGCAGAGCCTCTTTTTTGACAGG ATATTCATGGATGCATATGGAAAAGCAGATGACAGGATTGATGAAGAAGAGTGGAAGGAATACGTCACACAAAACCCTTCTCTACTGGAAAACATGATTCTTCCATACTTGATGTATGTCCTAACCCCCAAGTCTACTTTCTGA